Genomic window (Thermotoga sp. SG1):
ATATCCCCCACTTGTCACACCGACGAGTCAAATCGTTGGTGTTCAGGCCTTTTTGAACGTCGTCTACGGAAGATACGAGAGGATAACCAACGAGACAAAAAACTACGTGAAAGGGCTCTACGGAAGACCCCCTGCACCGATAGACCCGGAACTGGTGAAAAAGATTCTTGGTGACGAAAAACCCATAGACTGCAGGCCCGCTGATCTGCTGGAGCCCGAACTGGAAAAGGCAAGGGAAGAACTTGGCGTCCTTGTAGAGACGGACGAAGATCTTCTCGTAGCCGTCATTCTTGGAGAGGTTGGAAAAAAATTTCTGAGGAAAAGATACGAGGAAAAGATAGGTGTGGATTTCAACTATCTGGAGTCTCTCTCTGATTTCACAGACGACATGCCCGTGTACCCGATCTGAACTTCGAAGACGTTGTTTTCTCCTTCTCTTCTGTAGACGATCTTGAAGCCGTGCATTTCGAAGAACTGTCTTGAGAGGTACAGGCCCATGCCTGTGCCCTTGCTTTTCTTTTTCTTTTCGAACAGATTCGCACGAACCTCATAGGGTATCTCTGGTCCGGGGCTTTTTATAATCACCCTGTCCTTTCTCACGTGGATACGGACCGGTCCTGTGGAATATTTCACGGCGTTCTCTATCACGTTGTAGAAGGCTCTGAAGAGCTTTGTGGGATCTGCCTGGATCGTTGTTTCTTCTTCGTATTCTAGAAAGACCCTTTCTGGAAATCTTTCCGCAACGTCGTTTACAAGTTCCACCAGGTTCACCGGTTCTTTTCTCAGTCTTTCGATACCGGCCTCGAGTTTTGCGAACTCGTAGAATTCCTCCACGATCCTTTGAAGGCTCTCGTCCTTGACTTCGTTCCACAATAGCGATTTTACATCGTGAACAAAGCCGGTTACAACATCTTTCAACCTTTCGGTTTCTTTTTCCTGGATGACAGTGTTCTGAACGAGTGTGTTGATTTCCTCCGAGAGTTTTGTGATCTCGTCGTTCAGGAAGTCATCGAACGTTTGCTTTCTGGAAATGGATTCTCTGAGTTTCAGGAGGCGTTTGCTCACAAGAACCTGCGTGGCAACACTCACCAGAAGTGCAGAGAAAAAAGAAAAGATGGCAACGTCTATGAAGTTCACTTTGGAACCCCAGAAGATACTAAGAAGAGTGGTGTTCACAAGAAACGTGATGAGAAACGTGCGCAGAGCGATCATCTTCCTCCCCCCACAAAGGTGTATCCTATTCCCCAGACCGTTTTTATGTACCTGGGCCTGTTCGGGTCGTCTTCTATGGCTTTTCTGATCCTCTTTATTACCGTGTCGACAGCCCTTGGTGAGACAGGCTCTTCCCAGAACGTTTCCAGGAGTTTTTCCCTTGTCACAACCTTTCCTGCATTTTCCACCAGAAAAAGAAGAACCTCGAACTCTCTTTTGGGAAGATGAATCCTCTTTCCTTTCAGATAAACGGTTGCACCGGTTGCATCCACCTTCAGTTCACCGAAGTCATAGAGGTTCTTCTTTTGCCTCTCCAGGAATCTTTTCACTCTCGCAAGGAGGATATCCGGGTTAAAGGGCTTTGTTACGTAGTCGTCCGCTCCCGCTTCGAAACCCTTCAGAACATTCTCGTCGTCCGAAAGCAGTGTGAGGAGTATCACCCAGGTTTCAGGGTGTTTCTCTTTTATCATCCGACAGAGTTCGTATCCGCTGTAATCGGGCAGTTTCACGTCGAGGACCACAACGTGGAAAATTTCCTCACCGTCGAGGAAGTCCTCTCCGGTGAGAAAGGTCTCCACGTGCCCCAGTTCTGAAAGCTTTTCCCTGAGGATCTCCAGAATTTTTTCATCGTCATCGACAACGGCAATTTTCCACATCAAGAAAATTTTAACATTGGAATGAAGGAAACGAAAGCAACTATCACAATGACGGGACCGGGTGGTAGGTTGAGGATGTAGGCGGCAAGAAAACCAGAAAAGAAGGTGAGTACATTGAACACAATGGATATCACAACCAGCGATTTGAAAGATTTTCCAAACGTTCTGGCAACCAGTCCGGGAAGTATCAAAAGGGCCCCCGTGAGAATAACACCTACCACCTTGACGGTTACAACCACGGTGATCGCTATGAAAGAGGTGATCAGAAGACGCACAAAGCCTGTTTTGATACCATAGAACTGGGCCATTTTCTCATCCACGATGAAATACTTGATCTCCCATCTAAACAGCAATATCAAAACCGTGTTTATCACCAGAATGAGAGATGTCAACATCACATCTGAACGGTTCACAAGCAGAACATCTCCGAACAGAAATCCCATCACATCCGTTTGGTATCTTCCCGAAACGGAAAACAGCACAACCCCGATGGCCATGAAGAGCGGAAGAAGGATACCTATGGCGCTGCTTTCGTGAAGTTTTGAACGGGAAAAAAGAGTCACGGCCAGAGCAAAAACCAGCGCTGTGGCGAAAGAGATCAGTCTGGGATCACCACCGAGGAGGGCAGAGAGTGCAAGACCGGCAAAGACCGCGTGCGCCGTCCCATCCCCTATGAACTCCATTCTCTTGAACACCACAAAGGGAGAAACGATGCCAGCCAGAATGGCGGTGAGTACACCACCGATGAAAGCCGTTCTCAGAAATTCGTACTGGACGAGATCATGGAAGAAGTTCAATTTTTTCCCTCCCTGTGAAATATCTCGTAGTGTTTTGGTCCTCTGATCCAGATGTCAAAATCTGTAAAGATCTTCTTCAAATCATCCGGGCTGATGGTTTCCGTTGGGCCGTGACAATGAAGAGTTCTGTTGAGACACATGACCGTGGTGCATTCTCTGAAGACCATACCGATATCGTGGCTGACCATCACAACCGTGATGTTCCTTTCCTTCCTCAATCTGTTCAAAAGTTCGTAGAACGCAGCTTTCCCCATTTCGTCCACACCGGCTTCTGGTTCGTCGAGCACGAGGATGTCCGGTTCGGACAGCAGGGCCCTTGCAAGGGACAATCTCTGGAACTCCCCCCCAGAGAGATTTCTTATGAGATCGTTTTCTTTGTGGGAGATTCCAACGTTGATCAGGGTGGATCTCACCTTTTCCCAGTCGATTCTTTTTGACCTTCCGTACATTCCCATGGCGGCAAACTCTCTCACAGTCATGGGAAAATCCCTTTGAACCTCTTGAGTCTGTGGAAGGTATCCTATCCTTCCTCTTATCACAACCTTTCCTTCGTAGCCTCTTATTTCCCCTACCAGGATTTTCACCAGGGTGGTCTTTCCTGCACCGTTTGGGCCGATTATTCCAACGAATTCCCCTTTTTCGACGGAAAATGTTATGTTCTTCAGTATCTCAAAATTCCTGACTCTGTAGGTGAGGCCTTTCACTTCTATGATCTTCATCTCAGTGCCTCCTCGATCGTTTTCAGGTTCTTCTTCAAAAGTTCCGAGATGGTCCTCTCTCCACCTGTTCCGAGAGGATCCAGTACGGAGCTATTCATCTTCAGTTCCTTTTCAAGGGATGTCAGCATCTCGCTTGGTTGCTGGGGTTCCCTAAACAGCGCCACTATTTGACTTTTCTTTTCGAGGATCTCTCTGATCGTGGAGAAACTCGTTGAGTGTTCGTGCCCACTGGAAAGAGAAAGAAGTTTCAGGCCGAGCTCTTCGAACAGATACAGAAAACTTGGATGCGACATGACTACGATCTTTCCTCTGTGCGGGAAGAGTATTCTGAAAGACTCCATGATCACCTCGTTCAATTCTTCGATGAGTTGCTTTGTGTTTCGCTCTATTTCCTGCCATTTTTTTGGAAATCTTTCAGAAAACACCTGACACAGACCCGGAACGATGTGGTATTTGAGGAAGAAGGGATTGAGCCATACATGAGGGTTCTCACCCTCCAGGAGTATCTTGGGGATGAAGTCTGAAACGTACACGGTCTTTTCACTGTATCTTTTCAGATAAGGTTCAAGGCCCATTCCGTTCGCCACTATCAGGTCTGCCTCTTCCAGCATTCTGGCGTCGGTTGGTTTCAGCGAGAAAAGATGTGGATTCGCGTTCGGTGGAACAAGAAGAACCACACTGGAACTATCTCCCAGGATCTGAGAGACAAGCAAGTAGTACGGATTTATCGTGACCACAACCTTTCCAGAAAAAGCGATCAAACCGAGCGTGAGTATCAGAACGAAGAACAATCTTTTCATGAGGATCACCTCCTGCAGTTTTCACAGACACCGTATATCAAGAACAGGTGACTTTCCTCTGAAAAACGGTACTTTTTCTGGAGTGCGTCGATGAGTTCTCTGGCACATTCTTTGAACGGAAAGAGCTTTCCACATCTTTCACACACCATGAAGTGGTAGTGGTTGTCTCTTCTGAAAAAGTACCTCACACCTCTGCTCACACTGAAAGATCCGACGAGCTTTCTTTCCTCCAGGAATTTCAACGCCCTGTAGACTGTGGAAAGGTTCACCCCAGCCTTCTTGTAAATCTCTTCCGCTGTGAGGGGAATTTTCGACTCTTCGACGATCTTCAGGATTTTCTTTCTGTTCTCTGTCATTCTCATGCTCTCACCTGCAAATGCAAAGCATTTGCAAGTATTATTGTACCACTGGGATCTTCTTTTTGTCTGTAAAAACAATATTTCTAAAAAGTCAGAACCGACGTTCTAAAATATGCAATCAGTCGGTTTTGAACGCTATGCCGAATTATGGTATAATGAATACGAAAAACAACATATCCTCATTCTCCTCGAAGAATTCTTCGATTTTTTAAGTGCACTGATTTTTAATATCTAACTTTGTTAAAACAAATTCGGGAGGTGATCCAGTTTGAAGGTCAGATACTATACGAGCGTGACGCAGGTAGAACAACTGAGTTCTGAAGAGAAAGAAAGACTGAAGAGAGTGGAAGAGAAATTCAGATTCAGGGCGAATTCCTACTATCTTGGCCTCATCAACTGGTCGGATCCGGATGATCCGATCAGAAAGATCATCATACCTGAAGAGGATGAA
Coding sequences:
- a CDS encoding metal ABC transporter permease — translated: MNFFHDLVQYEFLRTAFIGGVLTAILAGIVSPFVVFKRMEFIGDGTAHAVFAGLALSALLGGDPRLISFATALVFALAVTLFSRSKLHESSAIGILLPLFMAIGVVLFSVSGRYQTDVMGFLFGDVLLVNRSDVMLTSLILVINTVLILLFRWEIKYFIVDEKMAQFYGIKTGFVRLLITSFIAITVVVTVKVVGVILTGALLILPGLVARTFGKSFKSLVVISIVFNVLTFFSGFLAAYILNLPPGPVIVIVAFVSFIPMLKFS
- a CDS encoding metal ABC transporter ATP-binding protein yields the protein MKIIEVKGLTYRVRNFEILKNITFSVEKGEFVGIIGPNGAGKTTLVKILVGEIRGYEGKVVIRGRIGYLPQTQEVQRDFPMTVREFAAMGMYGRSKRIDWEKVRSTLINVGISHKENDLIRNLSGGEFQRLSLARALLSEPDILVLDEPEAGVDEMGKAAFYELLNRLRKERNITVVMVSHDIGMVFRECTTVMCLNRTLHCHGPTETISPDDLKKIFTDFDIWIRGPKHYEIFHREGKN
- a CDS encoding response regulator transcription factor, with the translated sequence MWKIAVVDDDEKILEILREKLSELGHVETFLTGEDFLDGEEIFHVVVLDVKLPDYSGYELCRMIKEKHPETWVILLTLLSDDENVLKGFEAGADDYVTKPFNPDILLARVKRFLERQKKNLYDFGELKVDATGATVYLKGKRIHLPKREFEVLLFLVENAGKVVTREKLLETFWEEPVSPRAVDTVIKRIRKAIEDDPNRPRYIKTVWGIGYTFVGGGR
- a CDS encoding sensor histidine kinase KdpD, producing MIALRTFLITFLVNTTLLSIFWGSKVNFIDVAIFSFFSALLVSVATQVLVSKRLLKLRESISRKQTFDDFLNDEITKLSEEINTLVQNTVIQEKETERLKDVVTGFVHDVKSLLWNEVKDESLQRIVEEFYEFAKLEAGIERLRKEPVNLVELVNDVAERFPERVFLEYEEETTIQADPTKLFRAFYNVIENAVKYSTGPVRIHVRKDRVIIKSPGPEIPYEVRANLFEKKKKSKGTGMGLYLSRQFFEMHGFKIVYRREGENNVFEVQIGYTGMSSVKSERDSR
- a CDS encoding Fur family transcriptional regulator, yielding MRMTENRKKILKIVEESKIPLTAEEIYKKAGVNLSTVYRALKFLEERKLVGSFSVSRGVRYFFRRDNHYHFMVCERCGKLFPFKECARELIDALQKKYRFSEESHLFLIYGVCENCRR
- a CDS encoding metal ABC transporter substrate-binding protein gives rise to the protein MILMKRLFFVLILTLGLIAFSGKVVVTINPYYLLVSQILGDSSSVVLLVPPNANPHLFSLKPTDARMLEEADLIVANGMGLEPYLKRYSEKTVYVSDFIPKILLEGENPHVWLNPFFLKYHIVPGLCQVFSERFPKKWQEIERNTKQLIEELNEVIMESFRILFPHRGKIVVMSHPSFLYLFEELGLKLLSLSSGHEHSTSFSTIREILEKKSQIVALFREPQQPSEMLTSLEKELKMNSSVLDPLGTGGERTISELLKKNLKTIEEALR